The following are encoded in a window of Deltaproteobacteria bacterium genomic DNA:
- a CDS encoding N-(5'-phosphoribosyl)anthranilate isomerase yields MFRVKICGITKAPDLEFAGRFGADAAGLNFYPESPRYLGVEKCRNIIGSADSALRFVGVFVNEDPDSINRVAEHLGLSCVQLSGDEDEKVANRVERESIKVIRAETIDDVRRAEQFPSHWIMFDTPVPGAYGGSGQTFDYEVLVAANIKRPFLLAGGLTPDNVAAIVKIVRPSGVDVASGVEHSPGVKDPKKMREFIKNAKEALDFVWPSEEKTP; encoded by the coding sequence TTGTTCAGGGTAAAAATTTGCGGCATAACAAAGGCCCCCGACCTCGAGTTTGCAGGCCGGTTCGGTGCCGATGCGGCGGGTTTAAATTTTTACCCCGAGAGCCCGAGATATCTCGGCGTTGAAAAATGCAGGAATATCATCGGCTCAGCGGATTCTGCCCTCCGTTTCGTCGGAGTTTTCGTAAACGAAGACCCCGACTCCATAAACAGAGTGGCAGAGCATCTGGGCCTATCCTGTGTGCAGCTGTCGGGAGACGAAGATGAAAAAGTTGCCAACCGGGTGGAGAGGGAGAGCATAAAAGTGATACGGGCCGAAACGATAGATGATGTAAGGCGAGCCGAGCAATTCCCATCCCACTGGATCATGTTCGATACTCCGGTTCCGGGAGCATACGGAGGTTCAGGGCAGACTTTTGACTACGAGGTTCTCGTTGCAGCCAACATAAAGAGGCCGTTTCTCCTGGCCGGGGGGCTCACTCCAGACAATGTGGCAGCCATCGTTAAGATTGTCAGGCCCTCGGGTGTAGACGTGGCATCGGGAGTCGAGCATTCCCCGGGTGTGAAGGATCCAAAAAAGATGAGGGAGTTTATCAAAAACGCCAAGGAGGCACTTGATTTTGTCTGGCCATCAGAAGAGAAAACTCCCTGA
- a CDS encoding TrpB-like pyridoxal phosphate-dependent enzyme has protein sequence MKTKIVLKEAEMPRAWYNIMPDLKNPPAPVLHPGTMQPVSPDDLSPLFPMQLIEQEVTQERWVPIPEDVLDIYSLWRPTPMYRARRLEEAIGTRSKIYYKYEGTSPAGSHKPNTSIPQAFYNKQAGRKRIATETGAGQWGSALALGASFFGLEATVYMVKVSYHQKPYRRVLMETWGASVVPSPSDKTNSGRKILSEDPDSLGSLGIAISEAVEDAATREDTSYSLGSVLNHVLLHQTIIGLEGKKQLELVGDYPDIVIGCCGGGSNLAGIAFPFLQEKLTGGREVRVIAVEPAACPTLTKGVYAYDFGDTAQLTPLAKMYTLGHDFVPSGIHAGGLRYHGDAPLISQLYQEGLIEAQAYHQTEIFKSASIFSKSEGILSAPETAHAVHSAIVEARKADEEGIEKTILLNLSGHGFFDLAAYDDFLSGKLIDYEYPEDKIRESLARLPKVE, from the coding sequence ATGAAGACCAAAATTGTACTGAAAGAAGCTGAAATGCCGAGAGCGTGGTACAACATTATGCCCGACCTCAAGAACCCGCCCGCGCCGGTTCTCCATCCGGGAACCATGCAGCCCGTGTCTCCGGATGACCTGTCACCGCTCTTCCCCATGCAACTGATTGAGCAGGAGGTGACGCAGGAGAGGTGGGTTCCCATCCCGGAAGATGTGCTCGATATCTATTCCCTGTGGAGGCCGACACCTATGTACAGGGCGAGGAGGCTGGAGGAGGCGATCGGCACCAGATCAAAAATATATTACAAATATGAGGGAACGAGCCCTGCAGGATCCCACAAACCCAACACCTCGATACCGCAAGCCTTCTACAACAAGCAGGCCGGGAGAAAGCGGATAGCAACGGAAACGGGTGCAGGCCAGTGGGGCTCCGCGCTGGCCCTGGGCGCCTCCTTTTTTGGCCTCGAGGCGACTGTTTACATGGTCAAGGTGAGTTATCACCAGAAACCATACAGGAGAGTGTTGATGGAAACCTGGGGCGCATCCGTCGTTCCCAGCCCGAGCGACAAGACGAACTCGGGAAGAAAGATTTTGAGCGAGGACCCCGACTCACTCGGAAGCCTTGGAATAGCGATCAGCGAAGCTGTTGAGGATGCGGCAACCAGGGAAGATACCTCGTATTCTCTCGGGTCCGTTTTAAATCATGTCCTCCTGCACCAGACGATAATCGGCCTGGAAGGGAAAAAGCAACTGGAGCTGGTCGGTGATTACCCTGATATCGTGATCGGCTGTTGCGGCGGTGGAAGCAACCTTGCAGGCATCGCCTTCCCCTTCTTGCAGGAGAAACTGACAGGGGGAAGAGAAGTTCGCGTGATCGCTGTTGAACCCGCTGCCTGCCCCACCCTTACAAAGGGGGTCTATGCCTACGATTTCGGGGATACGGCGCAGTTGACTCCCCTTGCAAAGATGTACACCCTTGGGCACGATTTCGTTCCGTCGGGGATTCACGCGGGTGGACTCAGGTATCACGGGGATGCACCTCTTATAAGCCAGCTCTACCAGGAGGGATTGATCGAAGCCCAGGCGTATCACCAGACAGAGATTTTCAAGAGCGCATCCATATTTTCCAAAAGCGAAGGCATCCTGTCGGCGCCCGAGACTGCTCACGCGGTACATTCGGCAATAGTGGAAGCGCGAAAGGCCGATGAGGAAGGGATCGAAAAAACCATACTTTTAAACCTGAGCGGTCACGGTTTCTTCGACCTAGCCGCATACGACGATTTTCTCTCGGGTAAGCTCATCGATTATGAATACCCTGAAGATAAAATCAGAGAGTCTCTCGCGAGACTGCCGAAGGTTGAGTAA
- the trpC gene encoding indole-3-glycerol phosphate synthase TrpC has translation MFLERIVNTKRREVARLKADFRRDTGKRPRRGKKIIDLKRRGERNIIAEVKRRSPSKGVFRGDIDSVTLAGEYIRAGAKAISVLTDRNFFGGSGDDLRRVAEMAETIPVLRKDFVVDEIQIHESVYLGADMVLLIAKILTPDELSNFVSISTELGLTPLVEVHSREELDIATSAGADLIGINNRDLDTFHVDIAVSEKILPRVPDGKTVVIESGIRTRADMERLEALGADAFLIGEALVMADDPAKQLEIFIGKKMKGVRHEDQNCTERS, from the coding sequence ATGTTCCTCGAGAGGATAGTAAATACAAAACGCCGAGAAGTTGCCCGGTTGAAGGCCGATTTTCGAAGGGACACTGGAAAACGGCCTCGAAGGGGAAAAAAAATAATCGACCTGAAAAGGCGCGGCGAGAGAAACATCATCGCGGAGGTCAAGAGGAGGTCACCGTCGAAAGGCGTATTCAGGGGCGATATTGATTCCGTAACCCTTGCCGGGGAGTACATCAGGGCAGGTGCGAAAGCCATATCTGTCCTGACGGATAGAAACTTTTTCGGAGGATCGGGAGATGACCTGAGAAGGGTTGCAGAAATGGCGGAAACCATCCCGGTGCTCAGGAAAGACTTCGTCGTGGATGAGATACAAATTCATGAGTCCGTCTATCTTGGGGCGGATATGGTGCTTTTGATAGCAAAGATCCTCACCCCGGATGAATTGAGCAATTTTGTGAGCATCTCGACTGAACTCGGTCTCACACCGCTTGTCGAGGTTCACTCCCGTGAGGAACTGGACATCGCCACTTCAGCCGGGGCGGATTTGATCGGCATAAACAACAGGGACCTTGATACGTTTCACGTCGATATTGCCGTTTCTGAAAAGATTCTTCCCCGGGTTCCGGATGGCAAGACGGTGGTTATCGAGAGTGGAATTCGTACACGTGCCGATATGGAAAGGCTCGAGGCACTCGGTGCAGATGCCTTTCTCATAGGGGAAGCGCTGGTTATGGCCGATGACCCAGCAAAACAGCTCGAGATATTCATAGGAAAAAAAATGAAAGGAGTGCGACATGAAGACCAAAATTGTACTGAAAGAAGCTGA
- a CDS encoding anthranilate phosphoribosyltransferase, protein QPRREIGIKTIFNILGPLSNPAGANRQVVGVYNEELGEMYAKVMRELGIRKAIIAHGTDGLDEISICAPTFIWEVEGGKIDKYLFDPRSLGFEYRKREEIKGGDGIQNSEILKAILSGGEGAASDMVVLNSAFAIFCAGMADTLQEGVALARESILSGRAGDKLDRFLSYFAR, encoded by the coding sequence CAGCCAAGAAGAGAGATAGGCATAAAGACGATATTCAACATCCTGGGCCCCCTGTCGAATCCGGCGGGGGCAAACAGACAGGTCGTGGGTGTTTACAATGAGGAACTGGGGGAGATGTATGCTAAAGTGATGCGTGAACTGGGGATCAGAAAGGCGATTATCGCCCACGGGACCGACGGGCTCGATGAAATTTCCATTTGCGCTCCCACGTTCATATGGGAGGTGGAAGGGGGTAAGATAGATAAATACCTTTTCGATCCCAGGTCTCTCGGGTTCGAGTACCGGAAAAGGGAAGAGATCAAAGGAGGCGACGGGATACAAAACAGCGAAATCCTGAAAGCAATATTGAGTGGCGGGGAGGGAGCCGCATCCGATATGGTAGTGCTCAACTCCGCTTTTGCCATCTTTTGCGCGGGCATGGCAGATACCCTGCAAGAGGGGGTTGCTCTAGCAAGGGAATCGATACTCTCCGGTCGTGCCGGGGACAAGCTCGATCGCTTTCTTTCATACTTTGCCAGGTAA
- a CDS encoding bifunctional glutamine amidotransferase/anthranilate phosphoribosyltransferase (bifunctional anthranilate synthase II/anthranilate phosphoribosyltransferase; TrpD; forms a heterotetramer with Trp E and the complex catalyzes the formation of anthranilate from chorismate and glutamine; also catalyzes the formation of N-(5-phospho-D-ribosyl)-anthranilate from athranilate and 5-phospho-alpha-D-ribose 1-diphosphate; functions in tryptophan biosynthesis) produces MIVVIDNFDSFTYNIVQSLCSLGAEVKVYRNNAIDLDGIEDLNPDGLVISPGPGGPESGGISVDAVKRFHGKVPILGVCLGHQCIAYAFGAKIVSAKAIMHGKTSPVFHDRSGIFAAVENPFNATRYHSLSVEWEKPPEDMEVCAWTSDGEIMGIRHRKRPVFGVQFHPESVMTDFGMRIFENFLSIVERGKRPSRYFVNLKEAISILHSGKDLRGSEMEDAMNMIMSGECTPTQIASFLTALSMKKETPEEIAAAVKVMREKAIRIRPEKGDVLDTCGTGGDRSGSFNISTTVAFVAAGSGVCVAKHGNRSVTSKAGSADVLEALGANLDLSPDMVEKCL; encoded by the coding sequence ATGATAGTGGTGATCGATAATTTTGATTCCTTTACCTACAATATCGTTCAGTCTCTCTGTTCCCTCGGGGCTGAGGTAAAAGTTTACCGGAACAATGCAATTGATCTCGACGGGATCGAGGACCTGAATCCGGACGGTCTTGTCATATCACCCGGGCCGGGGGGCCCGGAAAGCGGGGGAATAAGCGTCGATGCCGTGAAAAGGTTTCACGGGAAAGTTCCCATTCTCGGGGTATGTCTGGGCCACCAGTGCATTGCATATGCCTTTGGAGCGAAGATAGTGAGCGCCAAGGCCATCATGCACGGAAAAACATCCCCCGTATTCCACGACAGGTCGGGGATATTTGCGGCGGTGGAAAATCCCTTCAATGCCACGCGGTATCACTCTCTTTCTGTGGAGTGGGAGAAACCTCCGGAAGACATGGAGGTCTGTGCCTGGACCAGCGATGGGGAAATAATGGGCATACGGCACAGAAAAAGACCCGTATTCGGGGTCCAGTTCCACCCCGAGTCAGTCATGACCGATTTCGGCATGAGGATTTTTGAAAACTTTCTGAGCATCGTGGAAAGGGGAAAACGTCCTTCCAGGTATTTCGTCAATCTCAAGGAGGCAATAAGCATCCTTCACTCGGGGAAAGACCTGAGGGGAAGCGAGATGGAGGATGCCATGAATATGATCATGTCCGGTGAGTGCACGCCGACCCAGATAGCCTCATTTCTCACGGCCCTGTCCATGAAGAAAGAGACGCCCGAAGAGATAGCCGCGGCAGTCAAGGTGATGCGGGAAAAGGCAATCAGGATACGGCCTGAGAAGGGCGATGTCCTCGATACATGCGGGACAGGAGGCGACCGGTCGGGATCGTTCAACATATCCACTACGGTGGCATTCGTGGCTGCGGGCTCCGGTGTTTGTGTTGCAAAACATGGCAACAGGTCGGTAACGAGCAAAGCCGGATCTGCCGATGTGCTCGAAGCGCTGGGTGCAAACCTGGATCTGTCCCCCGATATGGTAGAAAAATGTTTGAA